One Echinicola strongylocentroti DNA window includes the following coding sequences:
- a CDS encoding FdhF/YdeP family oxidoreductase, which yields MKPGPYRQVSITGPVEPDGGDVSAPKEFAAGVPAIKVALEHALKEMGLARTSSTLIQLNQKEGIDCPGCAWPDPEKRSKLGEFCENGVKAIAEEATTERVGREFLEQFSVEEMSQWSDYKIGKSGRLTHPMILKPGSSHYSTISWEEAFTVITDHLKKLDHPDEAIFYTSGRSSNEAAFLYGLFIRAFGTNNMPDCSNMCHESSGVALTETLGIGKGSVTLEDMYHAEVIMILGQNPGTNHPRMLSALEKCKENGGKIIAVNPLKEAGLLRFKNPQNMAGLLGKGTGLADLYLQVRINQDVALLKLIIKKLAILDEEQRAVFDWEFIRKNTHGLEEMLVDLNRYAQEDLLELCGVAEAEVDQAVEWLANGKRVIVCWAMGLTQHKNGVDNIQECVNLLLLKGSIGKPGAGTCPVRGHSNVQGDRTVGITHHVSTKLNAAYKRVFGFDPPTKEGLDVVHSIKAMYENKAKVFIALGGNFVSAASDTEYTAQALQNCDLTVQVSTKLNRSHLVTGKTALILPTLGRTEMDQKGDKKRYVTVENSMGRVHRSRGSLAPSSSMLKSEPEIIAGIGAAFFGTKTAIDWKELGADYGLIREKIAAVFDGFSGYSSRSAQGGFDLPNNAREGDFSGLPNGKASFSICKLPNHQLTSAKYLLMTIRSHDQFNTTIYALNDRYRGVFGERRVLFMNHGDAKREGLEKMDRVDLVSRYDGQVRKAENFLVVPYDIPRGNLAAYFPETNILVPNAHFADKSNTPISKSIEVDIIKK from the coding sequence ATGAAGCCAGGCCCATATCGACAAGTATCTATTACAGGACCCGTGGAGCCTGATGGAGGGGATGTCAGTGCCCCTAAGGAGTTTGCGGCGGGTGTGCCGGCCATTAAAGTAGCCTTGGAGCATGCGCTGAAGGAGATGGGCCTTGCCCGGACGTCCTCTACGCTTATCCAATTGAACCAAAAGGAAGGCATAGACTGTCCCGGGTGTGCCTGGCCAGACCCAGAAAAGAGAAGTAAGCTTGGTGAATTTTGCGAAAACGGTGTAAAGGCCATTGCTGAGGAAGCCACCACCGAAAGAGTGGGAAGGGAATTTCTAGAGCAGTTTTCGGTAGAGGAAATGTCCCAATGGTCAGATTATAAAATTGGCAAAAGCGGAAGGCTCACCCATCCCATGATCCTGAAGCCAGGAAGTTCCCATTATAGCACCATCTCCTGGGAAGAGGCATTTACCGTAATTACCGATCACCTTAAAAAACTGGACCATCCCGATGAGGCCATATTTTATACCTCGGGGCGTTCGAGTAATGAGGCAGCTTTTTTGTATGGACTTTTTATAAGGGCTTTTGGCACCAATAATATGCCCGACTGCTCCAATATGTGTCATGAATCATCTGGTGTGGCATTGACAGAGACACTGGGTATAGGGAAGGGGTCCGTGACATTAGAAGACATGTACCATGCCGAGGTCATCATGATATTGGGACAAAACCCCGGCACCAATCACCCTCGGATGCTATCTGCACTGGAAAAATGCAAGGAAAATGGTGGGAAGATCATAGCGGTAAACCCCCTTAAAGAAGCAGGGCTGTTACGGTTCAAGAATCCCCAAAACATGGCTGGACTGCTCGGAAAAGGCACGGGACTGGCAGACCTGTACCTTCAGGTCAGGATCAACCAAGACGTGGCCTTGTTAAAGCTGATCATTAAAAAATTAGCCATCCTCGATGAGGAGCAAAGGGCCGTTTTTGATTGGGAATTTATCAGGAAGAATACGCATGGCCTAGAGGAAATGTTGGTAGACCTGAACAGGTATGCTCAGGAAGACCTTTTGGAGCTGTGCGGAGTGGCCGAGGCCGAGGTAGACCAAGCCGTGGAATGGTTGGCAAATGGAAAAAGGGTGATTGTCTGTTGGGCAATGGGTCTGACACAGCATAAAAACGGAGTGGATAATATTCAAGAATGTGTGAACTTATTGTTGCTAAAAGGAAGTATCGGTAAGCCTGGCGCGGGGACATGTCCTGTACGTGGCCATAGTAATGTCCAAGGAGACCGCACGGTGGGCATTACCCATCACGTATCCACTAAGCTTAATGCGGCGTACAAGCGTGTGTTTGGTTTTGATCCACCGACAAAAGAGGGATTGGATGTGGTGCACTCGATCAAGGCCATGTACGAAAACAAGGCCAAGGTTTTTATTGCCTTGGGAGGCAATTTTGTGTCCGCAGCAAGCGACACGGAGTATACGGCACAAGCCCTACAAAACTGTGATTTAACGGTTCAGGTCAGCACCAAACTAAACAGGAGCCACTTGGTAACGGGAAAGACGGCACTCATCCTACCTACCCTGGGACGTACGGAAATGGACCAAAAGGGAGACAAGAAGAGGTATGTTACCGTGGAAAATAGCATGGGAAGGGTTCATCGCTCCCGAGGGAGTTTAGCTCCTTCATCATCAATGCTAAAAAGTGAACCGGAAATAATAGCCGGAATCGGGGCTGCTTTTTTTGGCACCAAAACGGCGATAGACTGGAAGGAGTTGGGAGCCGATTATGGATTGATCAGAGAAAAAATAGCTGCGGTATTTGATGGTTTTTCTGGCTATTCATCTAGGTCTGCCCAAGGCGGTTTTGACTTGCCCAATAACGCAAGGGAAGGAGATTTTTCAGGCCTTCCAAATGGGAAAGCATCGTTTAGCATCTGCAAACTTCCCAACCATCAATTGACCTCAGCTAAGTATTTATTGATGACCATTAGGTCCCATGATCAATTTAACACCACCATCTATGCCCTTAACGACCGCTATAGAGGAGTGTTTGGAGAGCGGCGGGTACTTTTTATGAATCATGGCGATGCCAAAAGGGAGGGCTTGGAGAAAATGGACCGGGTCGATTTGGTAAGCCGATACGATGGTCAGGTCCGAAAGGCGGAAAATTTCTTGGTGGTGCCTTATGACATACCTAGGGGCAATTTGGCTGCTTATTTCCCAGAAACGAATATCCTGGTGCCGAATGCACATTTTGCTGATAAAAGCAATACCCCAATCAGTAAGTCAATCGAGGTGGATATTATAAAAAAGTAA
- a CDS encoding alpha/beta hydrolase — protein MMKKSQFRTTENSDAYSMDGLRFLTVKSQNLEGRADICLYVPEGKYTDLPMVTLLHGVYGSAWVWALKAGAHLVLEELIQQNQIAPMGLVMPSDGLWGDGSAYLTHHGKSFDKWISEEVPLAAIENFECFSPHSPRFIAGLSMGGFGAMNIGARYGERYSGISGHSSITDIDQMTLFAEESWTDRNSLAGEGNVFKLMQQNRDTLPPLRFDCGVDDELLSANRLLHRQLDELGVKHDYQEFSGGHEWSYWNSHLRDTLLFFDTLLSRASEAPREY, from the coding sequence ATGATGAAAAAATCACAATTTAGAACAACCGAAAATTCCGATGCCTATTCGATGGATGGCCTTCGTTTTTTGACGGTAAAGAGCCAAAATCTAGAAGGAAGGGCCGACATCTGTTTGTATGTGCCCGAGGGGAAGTACACTGACCTTCCGATGGTCACCTTGCTCCATGGTGTCTATGGGAGCGCTTGGGTCTGGGCGCTTAAGGCTGGTGCTCATTTGGTGCTGGAGGAATTGATCCAGCAAAACCAAATAGCTCCTATGGGACTGGTAATGCCTTCGGATGGTTTGTGGGGGGATGGATCGGCTTATTTGACACACCATGGCAAAAGTTTCGACAAATGGATTTCGGAGGAAGTACCTCTGGCGGCCATAGAAAATTTCGAATGCTTTTCGCCTCATTCTCCCCGTTTTATCGCCGGGCTTTCCATGGGTGGCTTTGGCGCCATGAATATAGGAGCGAGGTACGGTGAGCGGTACAGCGGGATATCAGGTCATAGTTCCATAACGGATATTGATCAAATGACCCTGTTTGCCGAGGAAAGCTGGACAGACAGAAATTCCTTGGCTGGTGAAGGAAATGTGTTTAAATTGATGCAGCAGAACAGGGATACCCTTCCTCCTTTGCGGTTTGATTGTGGAGTGGATGATGAATTGTTATCGGCGAATAGGTTACTCCATCGGCAACTGGATGAGCTTGGGGTCAAGCATGATTACCAGGAGTTTTCGGGGGGGCATGAATGGTCCTATTGGAACAGCCATTTAAGGGATACATTATTGTTTTTTGATACGCTACTAAGCCGCGCATCAGAAGCGCCAAGAGAATACTAA